One window of the Piliocolobus tephrosceles isolate RC106 chromosome 17, ASM277652v3, whole genome shotgun sequence genome contains the following:
- the ZNF23 gene encoding zinc finger protein 23: MAAMHLTAWPQGLHGSPEAHPWTSMDFRGLQVENSHSHSHTSCIVGGLLCSRRHAKPFKLVTFEDVAVYFTQAEWDGLSPAQRTLYRDVMLENYGNVASLGFPLLKPAVISQLEGGCELGGPSPLAAGTGLWGLWTGKEVDIQTDNDLTKEMYEGKENVSFELQRDFSQETDFSEASLLEKPQEVYSTGNIKKEKSNTIDGTVKDETSPMEECFFSQSSNSYQGHTITGVQPSGCTGLGKAISFDTKLVKHEIINSEERPFKCEELVEPFRCDSQLNQHQENNTEEKAYQCSECGKAFSINEKLIWHQRLHSGEKPFKCVECGKSFSYSSHYITHQTIHSGEKPYQCKVCGKAFSVNGSLSRHQRIHTGEKPYQCKECGNGFSCSSAYITHQRVHTGEKPYECNDCGKAFNVNAKLIQHQRIHTGEKPYQCNDCGKGFRCSSQLRQHQSIHTGEKPYQCKECGKGFNNNTKLIQHQRIHTGEKPYECTECGKAFSVKGKLIQHQRIHTGEKPYECNECGKAFRCNSQFRQHLRIHTGEKPYECNECGKAFSVNGKLMRHQRIHTGEKPFECNECGRCFTSKRNLLDHHRIHTGEKPYQCKECGKAFSINAKLTRHQRIHTGEKPFKCMECEKAFSCSSNYIVHQRIHTGEKPFQCKECGKAFHVNAHLIRHQRSHTGEKPFRCVECGKGFSFSSDYIIHQTVHTWKKPYMCSVCGKAFRFSFQLSQHQSVHSEGKS, translated from the exons ATGGCAGCCATGCACCTGACAGCCTGGCCCCAG GGACTTCACGGATCCCCTGAAGCTCATCCATGGACTTCCATGGACTTCCGTGGACTACAGGTTGAGAACAGTCATAGCCACAGTCACACCAGTTGTATCGTTGGAGGCTTACTATGCTCCAGGCGCCATGCTAAGCCTTTT AAGTTGGTGACCTTTGAGGACGTGGCTGTGTACTTCACCCAGGCAGAATGGGATGGTCTGTCCCCTGCACAGAGGACCCTGTACAGGGATGTGATGCTGGAGAATTATGGGAATGTGGCCTCCCTGG GATTTCCACTTCTCAAACCTGCTGTGATCTCACAACTGGAGGGAGGATGTGAGCTGGGGGGCCCATCTCCACTGGCTGCAGGAACAGGCCTCTGGGGCCTCTGGACTGGTAAGGAAG taGATATTCAGACTGACAATgatttgacaaaggaaatgtatgaaggaaaagagaatgtATCTTTTGAACTTCAAAGGGACTTTTCCCAGGAAACAGACTTTTCAGAAGCCTCTCTTCTAGAGAAACCACAGGAAGTCTACTCAACAGGAAATATAAAGAAGGAGAAGAGCAACACCATTGATGGAACAGTGAAAGATGAGACAAGCCCCATGGAGGAGTGTTTTTTTAGTCAAAGTTCAAACTCATATCAGGGTCATACCATCACTGGAGTGCAGCCCTCTGGGTGTACAGGATTGGGGAAAGCCATCAGCTTTGATACAAAACTCGTTAAGCATGAAATAATTAATTCTGAGGAAAGACCTTTCAAATGTGAAGAATTAGTGGAGCCCTTTAGGTGTGACTCTCAACTTAATCAACATCAAGAAAACAACACTGAGGAAAAGGCTTATCAGTGTTCGGAGTGTGGCAAAGCTTTCAGCATTAATGAGAAATTAATTTGGCATCAAAGACTTCACAGTGGGGAGAAACCCTTCAAATGTGTGGAGTGTGGGAAAAGCTTCAGCTACAGTTCCCATTATATCACACATCAGACAATCCACAGTGGGGAGAAGCCCTATCAGTGTAAGGTGTGTGGGAAGGCCTTCAGTGTTAATGGAAGCCTAAGTAGGCATCAGAGAATCCATACGGGAGAGAAGCCTTATCAGTGCAAGGAGTGTGGAAATGGCTTCAGCTGTAGTTCTGCGTATATTACACATCAGAGAGTCCACACTGGGGAGAAACCTTACGAGTGTAATGACTGTGGGAAAGCTTTCAATGTTAATGCAAAATTAATTCAGCACCAGAGAATCCACACGGGAGAGAAGCCTTATCAATGTAATGACTGTGGAAAAGGCTTCAGGTGCAGCTCCCAGCTTAGGCAGCATCAGAGCATCCACACAGGAGAAAAGCCCTATCAGTGTAAAGAGTGTGGAAAAGGCTTCAATAATAATACAAAACTCATTCAGCATCAGAGAATCCACACAggtgagaaaccctatgaatgcactgaatgtggaaaagccttcagTGTCAAAGGGAAGTTAATCCAACACCAGAGAATTCACACAGGCGAGAAACCCTATgagtgtaatgaatgtgggaaagccttcaggtgtaactcccaatttCGGCAGCATCTGAGAATTCACACTGGGGAGAAGCCCTATGAGTGTAATGAGTGTGGAAAGGCCTTCAGCGTTAATGGGAAACTAATGCGgcatcagagaattcacactggggagaaaccttttgaatgtaatgaatgtgggagaTGCTTTACTTCTAAAAGAAACCTACTTGATCATCACCGAATCCATACTGGAGAAAAGCCCTAtcaatgtaaggaatgtgggaaagccttcagtatCAATGCCAAACTAACTAGGCATCAGAGGATACATACTGGGGAGAAACCTTTCAAATGTATGGAATGTGAGAAAGCGTTCAGCTGTAGTTCTAACTATATTGTGCaccagagaattcacactggagagaaaccctttCAGTGTAAGGAGTGTGGAAAAGCCTTCCATGTTAATGCCCATTTAATTCGGCATCAGAGGAGCCACACTGGGGAGAAACCCTTCAGATGTGTGGAATGTGGCAAAGGCTTCAGCTTTAGTTCTGACTACATTATACATCAGACAGTCCACACTTGGAAGAAACCCTatatgtgtagtgtgtgtgggAAAGCATTCAGGTTTAGCTTCCAGCTCAGTCAGCATCAGAGTGTCCATAGTGAAGGAAAATCCTAA